A window of Puntigrus tetrazona isolate hp1 chromosome 11, ASM1883169v1, whole genome shotgun sequence contains these coding sequences:
- the rpgrb gene encoding retinitis pigmentosa GTPase regulator b isoform X1 — translation MAGETEDEIPESGAVFTFGKSKFADNAPSKFWLKNDVPLRIACGDEHTALVTENGKLFMFGSNNWGQLGLGTKTTVNKPTCVKALKSERVKLAACGRTHTLVYTSRGNLYASGGNNEGQLGLSDCEDRTSFHLVDFFSKHGPVKMLAAGSNTSAALTQDGRLYMWGDNSEGQIGLGKESNALTPRELSVGKRVSWVSCGYYHSAFITVDGALFTFGEKDSGKLGLSTEKLANHKVPQQVTGISDKVVQVSCGGGHTVALTAEQDVYSFGLGQFGQLGHGTFIFESRLPRVVEHFRRGRVKHVECGENHTALITDSGLLYTFGDGRHGKLGLGEENFTNQFKPTLCPRFLDYHVHSVTCGGCHMLVLAKPRPEGSEELILEEDDVTEDYLEKSYTELLGDTQSQNTLHRSLSARVRRRERERSPDQFGQMFRTLPVLGGNQLSASLSVPSQIHQSHSKQPGKIPLNSLKIPGKREKSLDDRSSVEDSESVKDLGETTDLLNLTHVMKMDPSYKTLTLSPMEKKNVKLVKEHGKEKGKPRDDPALYRKRAELLARKALPTESLKSSSGSSVVGDGLGSGTPHKSPKRHGRDKENVLLALEDRRPAHHQAAGSNTRMGTDINRAESKSFQPKHKQLMKSRNRVTGKDAGNKVQILQEHSEVEAESEKAVHKSKGSKKTNQEGKTKLLEVSSESQKVMGEEKKVKTKPIIVVEQYLEQTRHKDQDPTGKMSKDILSKAQKKKGETNTAKTETKGFVPQSKKLDSKKDSKSKKTEQEVSSTSQQSSCQEIFTKKTKKSKAEQNPLLVEEKNKGSSMVSEADFKSESESEQIKKNPLTNVTSFLQDVGMGSPARLLGDTAVSQFLSLSTPQKIHKPLSNERTLSDVSSLSESFEVSGQEEKIEAKKTANTINVKAEPETLDRDLERTSTESKTEAYSEVGTYRSDEEELEEEESEGSVNRRDESEEIDDQEEESEGSVNRRDESEEIDDQEEESEGSVNRRDESEEIDDQEEESESNTLANDDDSEVDVDTTIKASTEDEESEEEEEKSKSEAIEDVESDDEEEESCEVEDEEEETSEIRRNSEESGEEEGDSKTSEEEEEEEESGEESESRRDRSEEESDEEDEDESEEKDSKNEEESEVEGDSEAEEDEDGEKTSEEEEEDSEKESETEDDEDEGESDNEPEEEEEESEEDKEENDESEENEESEGGQEDEEGESDEDEAMSENDEEEEEENENEEEEEQESKEEEKSNDAEEEHEEEEAEEEESEGREETEEAEDEEGEEENKEEEEEEKSDEEEDKSDDEEEEEEEKAMRKRYKVAESTKPRSSVKTSKQQSKAKRSRAENSQSDDESHESKQFWDDVLPQYLNLK, via the exons CCCGAGGGAACCTGTATGCCTCTGGAGGGAATAATGAAGGACAGCTCGGCCTCAGTGACTGTGAGGACAGAACTTCCTTCCACCTGGTGGACTTCTTCAGCAAACACGGGCCGGTCAAAATGCTTGCAGCTGGTTCCAATACATCTGCTGCCCTGACAC AGGATGGCAGGCTCTATATGTGGGGAGATAACTCAGAGGGCCAGATTGGACTGGGGAAGGAGAGTAACGCACTGACTCCTCGGGAGCTTTCTGTGGGAAAACGAGTGTCCTGGGTGTCCTGTGGATATTATCATTCTGCCTTTATCACCG TGGATGGGGCCTTGTTCACATTTGGAGAAAAGGACAGTGGGAAGCTGGGCTTGTCCACAGAGAAGCTGGCCAATCATAAAGTGCCTCAACAGGTGACCGGCATCTCTGATAAAGTGGTACAGGTATCCTGTGGAGGAGGGCACACAGTGGCGCTTACGG CAGAGCAAGATGTGTATTCGTTCGGCCTGGGTCAGTTTGGACAGCTCGGTCACGGGACATTCATATTTGAGTCACGTTTACCCAGAGTGGTTGAACATTTCAGGAGGGGGAGAGTTAAACATGTGGAGTGTGGAGAGAACCATACAGCGCTGATTACTG ACAGTGGACTTTTGTACACCTTTGGTGATGGTCGACATGGAAAGCTGGGGCTTGGAGAAGAGAACTTCACCAACCAGTTCAAACCAACCCTGTGTCCAAGATTCCTAGACTATCATGTACATTCT gttaCTTGTGGTGGGTGTCACATGCTTGTTTTGGCAAAGCCCAGGCCTGAAGGCTCGGAGGAATTGATTCTGGAGGAGGATGATGTGACAGAAGACTACTTGGAGAAATCCTATACTGAGTTACTGGGGGACACGCAAAGTCAGAACACCTTACACAGGAGTCTCTCGGCTCGGGTCAGGCGCAGAGAACGG GAGCGTTCACCAGATCAGTTTGGACAGATGTTTCGAACACTTCCAGTCTTGGGGGGAAATCAGCTGAGTGCATCTTTATCTGTCCCCAGTCAGATCCATCAATCTCATAGTAAACAACCGGGAAAGATCCCTCTTAACAGTCTCAAAA TTcctggaaagagagaaaagtcTCTCGATGACAGAAGCAGTGTGGAGGATAGTGAGAGTGTAAAAGACCTTGGAGAAACCACTGACTTATTAAACCTG ACTCATGTAATGAAGATGGACCCTAGCTACAAGACTCTAACCTTGTCTCCAATGGAAAAG AAGAATGTTAAGCTTGTGAAAGAGCACGGTAAGGAGAAGGGGAAACCAAGAGATGACCCCGCCCTTTATAGAAAGAGAGCAGAGCTTTTAGCTCGAAAAGCTCTTCCGACTGAGTCACTTAAAAGTTCAAGTGGTAGCTCAGTAGTCGGAGACGGTCTTGGGTCAGGGACTCCTCACAAGAGCCCTAAGAGACATGGTCGGGATaaagaaaatgtacttttagctttggaggacagaaggcctgcacaTCACCAAGCTGCAGGAAGCAACACAAGAATGGGGACAGACATAAACAGAGCTGAATCTAAATCTTTCCAGCCTAAACACAAACAGCTGATGAAGTCAAGGAATAGAGTTACAGGAAAAGACGCTGGGAATAAAGTACAGATACTTCAGGAACATTCAGAGGTAGAGGCTGAAAGTGAGAAGGCTGTTCACAAGTCAAAaggaagtaaaaaaactaaccaAGAAGGTAAAACAAAACTACTGGAAGTCAGTAGTGAATCTCAGAAGGTTATGggagaagagaaaaaagtaaaaactaaaccCATAATAGTTGTCGAACAATATCTTGAACAAACCAGACATAAAGACCAAGACCCAACAGGTAAGATGtcaaaagacattttatcaAAAGCTCAAAAGAAGAAAGGTGAAACAAACACTGCTAAAACAGAGACCAAAGGTTTTGTCCCACAGAGCAAAAAGTTAGATTCAAAAAAGGactcaaaaagtaaaaagacaGAACAAGAGGTCTCCTCTACTTCACAGCAGTCCTCTTGTCAAGAAATCTTTACAAAGAAGACTAAGAAATCAAAGGCGGAGCAAAACCCTTTGCTAGTAGAGGAGAAAAATAAGGGGTCTAGTATGGTCTCAGAAGCTGATTTCAAATCTGAATCAGAGTCAGAACAAATTAAGAAAAATCCTCTAACCAATGTGACATCATTTCTCCAGGATGTAGGAATGGGTAGTCCTGCTCGTTTACTTGGAGATACTGCAGTCAGTCAGTTCCTTTCCCTGTCTACACCACAAAAGATTCATAAACCCCTTTCAAATGAGAGAACTCTGTCTGATGTTTCGTCCCTGAGTGAGTCTTTTGAGGTTTCAGGACAAGAGGAGAAAATAGAGGCCAAGAAGACGGCCAACACCATCAATGTTAAGGCAGAACCAGAAACCTTAGACAGGGACTTGGAAAGAACCAGCACTGAGTCCAAAACTGAGGCTTATTCTGAGGTGGGAACATATAGAAGTGACGAAGAGGAATTGGAAGAGGAGGAAAGTGAGGGATCGGTGAACAGAAGGGATGAGAGTGAAGAAATAGATGACCAAGAAGAGGAAAGCGAGGGATCAGTGAACAGAAGGGATGAGAGTGAAGAAATAGATGACCAAGAAGAGGAAAGCGAGGGATCGGTGAACAGAAGGGATGAGAGTGAGGAAATAGATGACCAAGAAGAGGAAAGTGAGAGCAATACCCTAGCAAATGATGATGATTCTGAAGTTGATGTTGATACCACGATCAAAGCTTCTACTGAGGATGAGGAaagtgaggaagaggaggagaaaagtAAAAGTGAGGCAATTGAGGATGTTGAGAGTGAcgatgaggaagaggagagtTGTGAAGTagaagatgaggaggaggaaacAAGTGAGATAAGGAGAAACAGTGAAGAGAGTGGAGAAGAAGAGGGTGATAGCAAAACGagtgaggaggaagaagaagaggaggaaagtGGTGAAGAATCAGAGAGCAGAAGAGATAGATCAGAGGAAGAGTCAGATGAAGAAGACGAGGATGAGTCGGAGGAGAAAGATAGTAAGAATGAGGAAGAAAGTGAAGTGGAAGGTGACAGTGAGgcagaggaggatgaagatggTGAAAAAACTagtgaagaagaggaggaagattCAGAAAAGGAAAGTGAGactgaagatgatgaagatgaagggGAGAGTGATAATGaaccagaggaggaggaggaggaaagtgAGGAAGATAAAGAGGAGAATGACGAAAGTGAGGAGAATGAAGAGAGCGAAGGAGGTCAAGAGGATGAGGAGGGTGAAAGTGATGAAGATGAAGCAATGAGTGAGAatgatgaagaggaagaagaagagaatgaaaatgaagaggaagaagaacaggagagtaaagaggaagaaaaaagtaATGATGCGGAGGAAGAACATGAAGAAGAGGAAGCAGAGGAGGAAGAGTCTGAAGGAAGAGAGGAGACAGAAGAAGCAGAGGATGAGGAGGGAGAAGAGGAGaacaaagaggaagaagaggaagagaaaagtGATGAAGAGGAAGATAAAAGTGatgacgaagaagaagaagaagaagagaaggcCATGAGAAAACGCTATAAAGTGGCTGAATCCACCAAACCAAGGTCAAGTGTGAAAACATCTAAACAGCAGTCAAAAGCCAAAAGGAGCCGAGCAGAAAACAGTCAGTCAGATGATGAGTCGCATGAGTCTAAGCAGTTCTGGGATGATGTTCTACCTCAATACCTCAATCTAAAATAA